From the genome of Mycobacterium dioxanotrophicus, one region includes:
- a CDS encoding monovalent cation/H+ antiporter complex subunit F, protein MNTVWIIAAVMLSAAAATTMFRLLAGPTTLDRLVALDTLVAVTMCAIGTWAAFSLDSTVTYSLTALALISFVGSVSVARFRVPDKDKPRNKRGVS, encoded by the coding sequence ATGAATACCGTCTGGATCATTGCCGCGGTGATGCTGTCGGCCGCCGCGGCCACCACCATGTTCCGGTTGCTGGCCGGGCCGACCACTCTGGACCGCCTCGTGGCTCTCGACACCCTGGTTGCGGTGACGATGTGTGCGATCGGCACCTGGGCGGCGTTCAGCCTGGACAGCACGGTGACCTACAGCCTCACCGCGTTGGCGTTGATCAGCTTTGTCGGCTCGGTGAGCGTGGCGCGCTTCCGCGTGCCCGACAAGGACAAGCCGCGGAACAAGCGGGGAGTGTCGTGA
- a CDS encoding Na+/H+ antiporter subunit E: protein MRHPLLRLWILCFLILVWCLLWGHFSIANMASGLVVALVITLLLPLPAVPVEGRLHPLSLLKLNVLVGYYLVLSSVQVAWLAIRPGPPPLVAVLRAHLALKSDLVLALAVNIFNLIPGSIVLEIDQSRRMLYLHVIDVGSERSVQRFYRQVEQVERMLVAAFERDEDWRPAAEQGVEPA, encoded by the coding sequence ATGAGACACCCACTGCTGCGGCTGTGGATCCTGTGTTTCCTGATCCTGGTCTGGTGCCTGTTGTGGGGCCACTTCTCGATCGCCAACATGGCGAGCGGGCTGGTGGTGGCGCTGGTCATCACGCTGCTGCTGCCGTTGCCCGCGGTGCCGGTCGAAGGTCGGCTGCATCCTCTGTCGCTGCTGAAACTCAATGTACTGGTGGGCTATTACCTCGTGCTGTCCTCGGTGCAGGTGGCCTGGCTGGCGATCCGGCCCGGCCCGCCACCGCTGGTCGCCGTCCTGCGGGCACATTTGGCACTCAAGTCGGATCTGGTGCTGGCCCTGGCGGTCAACATCTTCAACCTCATCCCGGGCTCGATCGTGCTGGAGATCGACCAGTCGCGCCGAATGCTCTATCTGCACGTCATCGACGTGGGTTCGGAGCGGTCGGTGCAGCGGTTCTACCGTCAGGTCGAACAGGTCGAGCGGATGTTGGTGGCGGCCTTCGAACGGGATGAGGATTGGCGGCCGGCGGCGGAGCAGGGGGTGGAGCCCGCATGA
- a CDS encoding Na(+)/H(+) antiporter subunit C, with protein sequence MTTFLVPLLLIGGLTSTGVYLLLERNLTRMLLGLLLIGNAVNLLMLTVGGASGNPPIRGNTSDGATTTADPLAQGMILTAIVISMGIAAFVLALAYRSYRLTTVEEVSNDPEDTRVSQQSGTEDEAEDIPQPTAALDTDAPDELDALPGFEGAK encoded by the coding sequence ATGACGACGTTCCTGGTTCCCCTGCTGCTCATCGGCGGCCTCACCAGCACCGGGGTCTACCTGCTGCTCGAACGCAACCTGACCCGGATGCTCCTGGGCCTGCTGTTGATCGGCAATGCCGTCAACCTGCTGATGCTGACCGTCGGCGGGGCATCGGGCAATCCGCCGATCCGCGGCAACACCAGCGACGGCGCCACCACCACGGCCGATCCGCTCGCGCAGGGCATGATCCTGACCGCCATCGTCATCAGCATGGGCATCGCGGCGTTCGTGCTGGCCCTGGCCTACCGGTCATACCGGCTGACCACTGTGGAAGAGGTCAGCAACGATCCCGAGGACACCCGGGTGTCGCAGCAGTCCGGCACAGAAGACGAGGCGGAAGACATCCCCCAGCCAACGGCCGCCCTCGATACCGACGCCCCCGACGAGCTGGACGCACTGCCCGGTTTCGAGGGCGCCAAGTGA
- the mnhG gene encoding monovalent cation/H(+) antiporter subunit G — MNVLDIVTAVLILGGSTLSLTAAIGVVRFPDTLSRMHAASKPQVLGLLLVLAGAAIRLRGNADVGMVILTGLFTLITAPVVANRVGQLAYREQNIRDDLLTRDDLRDIDS; from the coding sequence GTGAACGTCCTCGACATCGTCACCGCGGTCCTGATCCTGGGTGGCTCGACCCTGTCGTTGACCGCTGCGATCGGCGTGGTCCGCTTCCCGGACACGCTGTCGCGCATGCACGCCGCGAGCAAGCCGCAGGTGCTCGGACTGCTTCTGGTGCTGGCCGGCGCCGCGATCCGGCTGCGGGGCAATGCCGACGTCGGCATGGTGATCCTGACGGGTCTGTTCACCTTGATCACGGCGCCCGTAGTGGCCAATCGGGTCGGGCAACTCGCCTACCGCGAGCAGAACATCCGCGACGACCTGCTCACGCGTGACGACTTGCGCGACATCGACAGCTGA
- a CDS encoding Na+/H+ antiporter subunit D, producing the protein MSAQGLIPLPVLIPALGAAATLVAGRRPRLQRIITQVALATVVAVCAALLYLADRDGTLVLHVGGWAQSVPGMGPLGITLVVDRLSALMLVVSSIVLLAVVVYAIGQGIRDGDERQPVSIFMPTYLVLSAGVCTAFLAGDLFNLFVGFEVLLAASFVLLTIGASPDRVRAGISYVMVSMVSSLIFLIGIALIYAATGTLNLAELALRLDGISTGTRDALFAVLLVAFGIKAAVFPLSAWLPDSYPTAPAPVTAVFAGLLTKVGVYAIIRAHSLLFPGGGLDSVLLVAGLLTMVIGILGAIAQSDIKRLLSFTLVSHIGYMVFGVALGNQLGMSGAIYYVAHHIVVQTTLFLVVGLIERQAGASTLQRLGGLAAASPVLAFVFVVPALNLGGIPPFSGFIGKIALLEAGAQNGSALAWILVAGAVVTSLLTLYVVARVWTKAFWRARADAPEGHLAAAAPAVLLDDIEDIEFADRDSVGRMPIGMLIPTGALIAVGLALTVAAGPIFSYAERSAAEVLDRGQYISAVLAGGER; encoded by the coding sequence GTGAGCGCGCAAGGCCTGATCCCGCTGCCGGTGCTGATCCCGGCGCTCGGTGCGGCCGCCACCTTGGTGGCCGGTCGTCGTCCGCGATTGCAGCGGATCATCACCCAAGTGGCGCTGGCGACGGTGGTCGCGGTGTGCGCGGCCCTGCTGTACCTGGCCGACCGCGACGGCACGCTCGTGCTGCATGTCGGCGGCTGGGCGCAGAGCGTGCCCGGCATGGGCCCGCTGGGCATCACGCTCGTGGTCGACCGGCTCTCGGCGCTGATGCTGGTGGTGTCGTCGATCGTGTTGCTGGCGGTGGTGGTCTACGCCATCGGGCAGGGTATCCGCGACGGCGACGAACGCCAACCGGTGTCCATCTTCATGCCCACTTACCTGGTGCTGTCGGCCGGTGTGTGCACGGCGTTCCTGGCCGGCGACCTGTTCAACCTGTTCGTCGGGTTCGAGGTGCTGCTGGCGGCGAGCTTCGTGCTGCTGACCATCGGCGCCAGCCCCGACCGGGTGCGGGCGGGCATCTCGTACGTGATGGTGTCGATGGTGTCGTCGCTGATCTTCCTGATCGGCATCGCGCTGATCTACGCCGCCACCGGCACCCTCAACCTGGCCGAGCTGGCGCTGCGGCTCGACGGGATATCGACCGGCACCCGCGACGCCCTGTTCGCCGTCCTGCTGGTGGCGTTCGGGATCAAGGCCGCGGTGTTCCCACTGTCGGCCTGGCTGCCCGACTCGTACCCCACCGCGCCCGCACCCGTCACGGCCGTGTTCGCCGGGTTGCTGACGAAAGTCGGCGTGTACGCCATCATCCGGGCGCACTCGCTGTTGTTCCCGGGCGGCGGACTGGATTCGGTGCTGCTGGTGGCCGGACTGCTGACGATGGTGATCGGCATCCTCGGCGCCATCGCGCAGAGCGACATCAAGCGGCTGCTGTCCTTCACGCTCGTCAGCCACATCGGCTACATGGTGTTCGGGGTCGCGCTCGGCAATCAGCTGGGAATGTCCGGGGCGATCTACTACGTCGCGCACCACATCGTCGTGCAGACGACGTTGTTCCTGGTGGTCGGTCTCATCGAACGGCAGGCCGGGGCGTCGACGCTGCAGCGGCTGGGCGGTTTGGCCGCCGCCAGCCCGGTGCTGGCCTTCGTGTTCGTCGTGCCCGCCCTCAATCTCGGTGGGATCCCGCCGTTCTCCGGATTCATCGGGAAGATCGCACTGCTGGAGGCCGGCGCCCAGAACGGGTCGGCACTGGCCTGGATCCTGGTGGCCGGCGCCGTCGTCACGAGCCTTTTGACGCTCTACGTCGTGGCCCGGGTGTGGACCAAGGCGTTCTGGCGGGCTCGCGCTGACGCGCCCGAGGGGCATCTGGCCGCGGCCGCCCCGGCGGTGTTGCTCGACGACATCGAGGACATCGAGTTCGCCGACCGGGACAGCGTGGGGCGCATGCCGATCGGGATGTTGATACCGACGGGTGCGTTGATCGCGGTGGGGCTGGCCCTGACCGTCGCCGCCGGACCGATCTTCTCCTACGCCGAGCGGTCGGCCGCCGAGGTGCTCGACCGGGGGCAGTACATCTCGGCGGTGCTGGCAGGTGGTGAGCGATGA
- a CDS encoding Na+/H+ antiporter subunit A: protein MLAVLVAHAVATALAPLLVARWGRAAFYPLALVPLGSLVWVALNWPSHDRVPTVHIPWLPELSMDITLRFDSLAAIMSVLVLAIGALVLFYCADYFHHHDGHKENRLPSFAAELVAFSGAMFGLVASDNMLVLYIFWETTTVLSFLLVGHYAERATSRRAATQALLVTTFGGLAMLVGIVVLGQLAGTYLLSELIASPPGGTATAIGVALILVGALSKSAIVPMHFWLPGAMAAPTPVSAYLHAAAMVKAGVYLVARMTPGFADTPLWRPMVIGLGLLTMLLAGWRAVREYDLKLILAFGTVSQLGLITVMVGAGGSDMMLAGLAMLCAHAMFKAALFMVVGVIDHATGTRDIRRLAGLGRHNRPLFAIAVGATASMAALPPFFGFVAKEADLETVLHSPALGSAAPWVLTGIVVGSVFTTIYSLRFLWGAFSAKGLPQPSTRVAEMHRPSTSFLTAPAILAAAGLAFGLWPAGMDAVLDEYATTMPGGSGYHLALWHGLGLPLLLSAVVLAVGTAAFFGRNRLPRTASGFLPLGNADRMYDAVIRGLDILAVRLTAVTQRGSLPATQSVILSTLVLVPIIMLALGARDRPDFALWDSPIQVVVGVLMLAAALGAVVMRNRLAAVLLIGVTGYGCGAIFAFHGAPDLALTQFLVETLVLVIFLLVLRTLPAEADRTNINRHRLPRALLALAVGAAVTTLAVYAMAARTGVGIAALLPDAAYYRGHGSNTVNVLLVDIRAWDTMGEVMVLLVAATGVASLVFRHRRFGAAPRVSQAVGQPDIGPIAAYSPAAGDITWLRGSELRDPRHRSLVLEVATRVIFPLIMMLSAYFFFAGHNHPGGGFAGGLTAGLALVLRYLAGGRYELGETLPLDAGKILGTGLALSATTAITSVALGAPALSSAVVQLDLPVFGHVKLVTALFFDLGVYLIVVGLVLDVLRSLGARVDNEMAEAAGLAKAVAR, encoded by the coding sequence ATGCTCGCCGTATTGGTCGCTCACGCGGTAGCCACCGCGCTTGCGCCCCTTCTGGTCGCCAGATGGGGCCGAGCGGCGTTTTATCCGCTTGCCCTCGTGCCGCTCGGATCGCTGGTGTGGGTGGCGCTGAACTGGCCCAGCCACGACCGGGTGCCCACCGTGCACATCCCGTGGCTCCCCGAATTGTCGATGGACATCACGCTGCGCTTCGACTCGCTCGCGGCAATCATGAGTGTGCTGGTGCTGGCCATCGGCGCGCTCGTCCTCTTCTATTGCGCCGACTACTTCCACCACCACGACGGGCACAAAGAGAACCGGCTGCCCAGCTTCGCCGCCGAGCTGGTCGCGTTCTCCGGAGCGATGTTCGGGCTGGTGGCCAGCGACAACATGCTGGTGCTCTACATCTTCTGGGAAACCACCACAGTGCTGTCGTTCCTGCTCGTCGGCCACTACGCCGAACGCGCCACCAGCCGCCGCGCCGCCACCCAGGCCTTACTGGTGACGACCTTCGGCGGGCTGGCCATGCTGGTCGGCATCGTGGTGCTCGGGCAGCTGGCGGGCACCTATCTGTTGTCGGAGCTGATCGCGTCCCCGCCCGGTGGCACCGCGACCGCGATCGGCGTGGCGCTGATCCTCGTCGGCGCGCTGTCCAAATCGGCGATCGTCCCGATGCACTTCTGGCTCCCCGGAGCGATGGCGGCCCCCACCCCCGTCAGTGCCTATCTGCATGCCGCCGCCATGGTGAAGGCCGGTGTCTACCTGGTGGCACGGATGACGCCGGGATTCGCCGACACCCCGCTGTGGCGACCGATGGTGATCGGTCTCGGTCTGCTCACCATGCTGCTGGCCGGCTGGCGGGCGGTGCGCGAATACGACCTCAAGTTGATCCTGGCGTTCGGCACGGTGAGCCAGCTGGGCCTGATCACCGTGATGGTCGGGGCCGGCGGCAGCGACATGATGCTCGCCGGGTTGGCCATGCTGTGCGCGCACGCGATGTTCAAGGCGGCGCTGTTCATGGTGGTCGGCGTGATCGACCACGCCACCGGGACCCGCGACATCCGCAGACTGGCGGGCCTCGGGCGGCACAACCGTCCCCTGTTCGCCATCGCCGTCGGCGCGACCGCGAGCATGGCCGCGTTGCCGCCGTTCTTCGGGTTCGTCGCCAAGGAGGCCGACCTGGAGACCGTGCTGCACAGCCCGGCGCTGGGCTCCGCGGCCCCGTGGGTGCTGACCGGCATCGTGGTGGGCTCGGTGTTCACCACGATCTACAGCCTGCGATTCCTCTGGGGCGCGTTCTCCGCCAAGGGACTGCCGCAGCCGAGCACCCGGGTCGCCGAAATGCATCGCCCCTCAACCAGTTTCCTCACCGCACCGGCCATCCTCGCCGCTGCGGGCCTGGCCTTCGGGCTGTGGCCGGCAGGCATGGACGCGGTGCTCGACGAATACGCCACCACCATGCCCGGCGGCTCGGGTTATCACCTGGCGCTGTGGCACGGGTTGGGCCTGCCGCTGCTGCTGTCGGCTGTCGTGCTCGCGGTCGGTACGGCCGCGTTCTTCGGCAGGAACCGATTGCCCCGCACGGCATCCGGCTTCCTACCGCTGGGCAACGCCGACCGCATGTACGACGCGGTGATCCGCGGACTGGACATCCTGGCGGTCCGGTTGACCGCTGTGACGCAACGCGGCTCGCTGCCTGCCACCCAGTCGGTGATCCTCTCCACGCTCGTACTGGTGCCGATCATCATGCTGGCGTTGGGCGCCCGCGACCGCCCAGACTTCGCACTGTGGGATTCCCCGATACAGGTGGTCGTCGGAGTGCTGATGCTGGCCGCCGCACTCGGCGCCGTGGTGATGCGCAACCGGCTGGCCGCCGTTCTGCTGATCGGCGTGACCGGCTACGGCTGCGGCGCGATCTTCGCCTTCCACGGCGCCCCTGACCTTGCCTTGACCCAATTCCTGGTCGAGACACTGGTTTTGGTGATCTTCCTGTTGGTGTTGCGGACCCTGCCCGCCGAGGCGGACCGGACCAACATCAACCGTCACCGGTTGCCGCGCGCCCTTCTGGCGCTGGCGGTCGGGGCCGCGGTCACCACCCTGGCGGTCTACGCGATGGCGGCGCGCACCGGCGTCGGCATCGCCGCGCTGCTACCGGACGCGGCCTATTACCGCGGACACGGGTCCAACACCGTCAACGTGCTGCTGGTCGACATCCGCGCCTGGGACACCATGGGCGAGGTCATGGTGCTGCTGGTGGCGGCGACGGGCGTGGCGTCGCTGGTGTTCCGGCACCGTCGGTTCGGCGCGGCGCCCCGCGTCAGCCAGGCCGTCGGTCAGCCCGACATCGGGCCCATCGCCGCCTACAGCCCGGCCGCGGGTGACATCACCTGGCTGCGCGGCAGCGAACTGCGCGATCCCCGGCACCGGTCGCTGGTGCTCGAGGTCGCCACGCGCGTCATCTTCCCGCTGATCATGATGTTGTCGGCATATTTCTTCTTCGCCGGGCACAACCATCCGGGCGGAGGTTTCGCCGGTGGGCTGACCGCAGGCCTGGCTCTGGTCCTGCGGTATCTGGCCGGCGGGCGCTACGAACTCGGCGAGACGCTGCCGCTGGACGCGGGCAAGATCCTGGGCACCGGACTCGCCCTGTCGGCCACGACTGCCATCACGTCGGTGGCCTTGGGCGCACCCGCGTTGTCGTCGGCCGTGGTTCAGCTCGACCTCCCGGTGTTCGGCCACGTCAAGCTGGTCACCGCACTGTTCTTCGACCTGGGGGTGTATCTCATCGTCGTCGGCCTGGTGCTCGATGTCCTGCGCAGTCTCGGCGCGCGGGTGGACAACGAGATGGCAGAGGCGGCCGGGCTCGCCAAGGCGGTGGCGCGATGA